The Polyangium aurulentum genomic interval GAATTCGCGGCCGAGGATCGCAAGCGTGTTAAGGACAAGATACAGGAATATCACGCGGCAAGGATGGGCGCTCGAGGACCGCAGCGAGCAGAGCCTAGCGCGAGTCTGGAGGCCGGTAGTGCAACGTCGTTCCCTATGCAGGAACCAAAGTTCAACGCGACGCACCTCGAGGGGCGCGTATCGAAGGACTGGGAACTTGCATGGTTCGCGGATGAGTGGCTCACCACGCGAAGGCCAACTGCAGAGCACTTCGCGGACTGGCTCCACTATCACGTCCGTCATGAACTGTGGGATCAGCAGGAGCGGGCCGATGGTGATTCGGACGTTGCCATTGCAGAGCTACTCTCCGTTGTTTGGCGTGTTATCAACGACCGCGCCGACGCAAGCTCCGAGAGGAGACTCCGAGACAAAGCCATCGAACAGATGGGTGACGCTTATCGACTTCTGAAAAAGTATGGGCCCCAAGACGCTGCATCACGAGTTGAGGGCGACATCGCGGCGCTTGGGGGAAAGCCACACGAAACTGAAAAGCGCACGCCGCAGGGGCAGGCACGCCAGCACATGAACTCCGCCTTCATGCTCATGATGAATGGCAAGTACGAGGACGCCACGGAGGCGTACGACAAGGCCCTCACTGTTGCGAAAAAGTCGGACGATCCACTTCTTATCTGGCTGGCGGCATTGGGGCGTAGCAGTGCCTACCGTTGCACGATCCATCCTTTCCGTTATCGTGACCAAGTGACCGCTGAAAAGGAGGCTAAAGCCAAAGAATATGCTCGCATCGTGAAGGCATTCGCGAAAAATGAATCTGTAGTCAGATGGAAGGACGAGGCGAACCGCCGCGTCAGCTTGCTTCGCGAGAAGACCGTCAAAGATCTCCGTAAAGCGGCCCGCGAAACCAAATACGAGATCCGCGGAACTTCATTTAGCAAAACTCCGCACTTTGCTTGGCGGATATTCCGTGACCTGGAGGACAGGTGCGCACTACCGGGCATTCAGGAGCAGTATCTGCTTCCCCTCCTTGAGCATGGCTTTGGTGATCCTGCCGAAGAACTTCGCCTCCGGTTGCGTTTCGGTATCGACAAGACGAAAAAGTGGCTCGCCGAATTGCTGGATGAGCCTGGCAACGGATCTTTCAATAAACAAAAGATGCGCGACCGTGAACTCGTTTCGCAGTGGCGCGATGCGTGGCGTGCCGAGGATGCGACAAAGGCGACGCTCGTTGCATGCGTCGAAACGTTGCCGCCATTGCTGGAGGTGCTCGACGCCCAGGACGCCGACCTCCCGCGGGAACTACTCGAGAAGGCCAAGTCACTGGGCCATCACGTAGAGGCTAACGGTGGCTCGCGCATCATCGGTCATGACATTGCCAGGACATGGCGCGAATATGCGTATAGCCTTCGCGACCAGGCATCGTACAATGTGTTCCGCCAATACGTTGAGAATATGAATGATGGAATCGCGGAAGACGAACTCGACATGCGGATGGGGCAACTCCCATGGTATGCGTGGATCATCTGCGAGGTGGCGACACCGGCCCAGCTCGTGGACTGGCTGTGCAAGGGGCTTGCCAAGGAGCGACCACGGCGCCCGTCGTACGGGAGGATCCAGGGCGTTGGAGAAGCCATTCTGCACGTGGTAGCGAATTCAGTCAACGCGCGCGAGCGACTTCCAGCAGAGTCATGGAACACCGTTGCGAATTGGTGCAACACAACCCTGCAACAAAAGGCGGAACGCGAGCGCGACATCGACTGGCTCAGCCCCATCCTCAGCCTTGTCGCAGAACGGCGCAAGCACCAACAAGGCTCCCTTGGCACCGACGATGCCTGGACTCAGGTCGAAAAAAGTTCGCGTCAAGAGCTCGAGGCGGCCTGGCATCGCGTATCTGAGGACGGCGGCAAGCGTCACAATGTGTCGCTTGCCGTCTCCGTTGCTTGGTGTCTCGCGCTCGTCCCCGCCGAAATTGGGTTCGATGAAGTCTGGGCCCCTATTGCTGAGGAAGTCTGGACCTGGACCGTCAACCATTGGGAGATGGTGAAAAATCACCTCAACCTCAACCCATTCAGCTCCCCCGAATTCATGTGGTTCCTGTCCACGATTATTGAACACGATTTCAATAGTCACCGGGCAGAGGCTGCCGGGAAGCTACTCGAACTCTGGTCCGTGTCGTCCTCGGTCCCTCGTACGGTTTACCCCATCCTGGATCCCAAGTTCTGGTCGGAGGACGCCTGGAGCCAGCTCGTAGACAAGCTCCGCGAAGGCGTTGGCGGGGCTCGCGGGGAATTCTCGGCTAGTTGGCGTATGGCGATCTCGTCCCTGCTACGGAGCGCGCTGCTTCACGGGGACGGGCCGCTTGCCGAGGACCTCCAGTTTCTTGTCGAGCACGTGCTTATCCTAGTCGCCAACGAAGAGGCCGCCGTTGCGAACCATGCGGCTTATACAGCCGTATACTATGCAGAGTCCTGCGAAGAAACGGATAACCGACGGGTGAAGCTCGTGAGCAGGACGCTGGAGGCCATGGCAAGAGACGTGCGCCTGCCGGTTCGACAAGGCGCTGCGTACGGGGCTGCACGACTACGAAAGCTCGCCAAGAGCGTGCGAATCCGGGAACTCGCCGAGCGCATCTATGGAGAACTCAAAAACGATACGTATCTGCTCATCCAGACGCAATTACGGATCGGGGCTGCAGAGGCCGAAGCGAAGTCGAGGCGCGCCACCGAATAGGTCTGGCCATCTTGGCCAAGGTATTGGGCGACGCACGTGCATGCACCTCCTGTGAACGCGGACGCCCCTACCTCCCCATCTCCCCCCGAAACCCCACCCACCACTCCCTCCCCGCCAGCTCCGGGCACCGACTCTCGACATCCGCCGCATAGCACTCGTGGTAGACGGCCTCGTCCACCTCATTCTCCCAGACCCGAAGCTTCCCATCGCATCGATTCTGCGCAATGTCGAGGTTCGCCCAGAACCGTGCCCCGCGCATATCCGTGCAGGGAGCGCACCAGATCGGATCCTCGCCCGCACACGCCACTTGCTCCGGGCAGAAATGC includes:
- a CDS encoding SIR2 family protein produces the protein MKAYIKEIVAKQVAELFHEPDARTVLSWWIANTGRKPVVVVGAGFTRNALVKATGELPTNEHVPLWPDVSRQLAEDLGVGDARALDALTLAELHRARFRDRHFYDRLREMLKDDELLPGPAHEALFDFDVEAIVTTNFLDTLLDRDSRCSPIFTDNEVARKIDKTRQIEVLYLHGHRSAPDTWVLSRSQYEDLPKKRPILLARVRQLLSQHPVLTVGFSLVDQDFHQVYREIGLDMQQQQPLGLALLGPATQEERQSDLASAQLSHWDRLGIQIARFKDWNDLGEKFAKFFRTLDRITIEEFKNYIPPHRDFSDRVDLAKSAIEDPNIERYVEDFRGKEPGVWRHCIDLEFAAEDRKRVKDKIQEYHAARMGARGPQRAEPSASLEAGSATSFPMQEPKFNATHLEGRVSKDWELAWFADEWLTTRRPTAEHFADWLHYHVRHELWDQQERADGDSDVAIAELLSVVWRVINDRADASSERRLRDKAIEQMGDAYRLLKKYGPQDAASRVEGDIAALGGKPHETEKRTPQGQARQHMNSAFMLMMNGKYEDATEAYDKALTVAKKSDDPLLIWLAALGRSSAYRCTIHPFRYRDQVTAEKEAKAKEYARIVKAFAKNESVVRWKDEANRRVSLLREKTVKDLRKAARETKYEIRGTSFSKTPHFAWRIFRDLEDRCALPGIQEQYLLPLLEHGFGDPAEELRLRLRFGIDKTKKWLAELLDEPGNGSFNKQKMRDRELVSQWRDAWRAEDATKATLVACVETLPPLLEVLDAQDADLPRELLEKAKSLGHHVEANGGSRIIGHDIARTWREYAYSLRDQASYNVFRQYVENMNDGIAEDELDMRMGQLPWYAWIICEVATPAQLVDWLCKGLAKERPRRPSYGRIQGVGEAILHVVANSVNARERLPAESWNTVANWCNTTLQQKAERERDIDWLSPILSLVAERRKHQQGSLGTDDAWTQVEKSSRQELEAAWHRVSEDGGKRHNVSLAVSVAWCLALVPAEIGFDEVWAPIAEEVWTWTVNHWEMVKNHLNLNPFSSPEFMWFLSTIIEHDFNSHRAEAAGKLLELWSVSSSVPRTVYPILDPKFWSEDAWSQLVDKLREGVGGARGEFSASWRMAISSLLRSALLHGDGPLAEDLQFLVEHVLILVANEEAAVANHAAYTAVYYAESCEETDNRRVKLVSRTLEAMARDVRLPVRQGAAYGAARLRKLAKSVRIRELAERIYGELKNDTYLLIQTQLRIGAAEAEAKSRRATE